The following are from one region of the Planctomycetota bacterium genome:
- the glgP gene encoding alpha-glucan family phosphorylase, with translation MQHSPKVAYFSMEVGLESSLPTYSGGLGVLAGDTLKAAADLGEPVVGVTLLHRQGYFHQSLDEAGRQVESAVRWDPRDFLRPVPARASVTVAGREVHLRAWVYEVHGARGHVVPVLMLDSDLDSNHPADRPLTGALYGGDHRWRLAQEIVLGIGGIRILRSFGLRDLACYHMNEGHASLLTAELLREESLHLGVGIDSPDAARLVRERCVFTTHTPIAAGHDRFDLDLVRDVVGPSQVLARSPFFIHHEHLDTTRTALALSRAANAVSVRHAEVSRHMFPGAEIAAITNGVHPATWASPWMAALFDRAAPGWRGDGELLERAAALSDADLLGAHARAKRAMIRRINRETNAGLSEGVLTLGIARRCTPYKRLDLVLSDMGALERAAHAAGGLQLIFSGKAHPRDGGGKAMIERLNAAAHRSSDLIRICFVPGYDMDLSAALVSGCDVWVNVPLRTLEASGTSGMKAAVNGVPSLSVPDGWWLEGRREGETGWSVGEDRAPGDAGEEWERDARSFYDVLEKFVAPLYRFDRPGWARVMRGAISLNGSRFSTHRMVRDYAREAWKLGALAPQPV, from the coding sequence GTGCAGCATTCGCCGAAAGTCGCCTATTTCTCGATGGAGGTCGGCCTGGAGTCGTCCTTGCCCACCTATAGCGGGGGGCTGGGCGTGCTGGCGGGAGACACGCTGAAAGCCGCGGCGGACTTGGGTGAGCCCGTGGTCGGCGTGACGCTGCTGCATCGACAGGGGTATTTCCACCAGTCGCTGGACGAGGCCGGGCGGCAGGTCGAGTCGGCCGTGCGCTGGGACCCGCGGGACTTTCTGCGTCCTGTGCCGGCGCGCGCGTCGGTGACCGTCGCGGGTCGCGAGGTGCACCTGCGGGCGTGGGTGTACGAGGTACACGGCGCGCGCGGGCACGTGGTGCCGGTGCTGATGCTCGACAGCGACCTGGACTCGAACCACCCGGCGGACAGGCCCCTGACGGGAGCGCTCTACGGCGGGGACCACCGGTGGCGACTGGCGCAGGAGATCGTGCTCGGCATCGGCGGCATCCGGATCCTGCGGAGTTTCGGGCTGCGCGACCTCGCGTGCTACCACATGAACGAGGGGCACGCGTCGCTGCTGACGGCGGAGCTGTTGCGCGAGGAATCACTGCACCTGGGCGTGGGGATCGACTCGCCCGACGCCGCCCGGCTGGTGCGCGAGCGCTGCGTGTTCACCACGCACACGCCGATCGCCGCGGGGCACGACCGCTTCGACCTGGACCTGGTGCGCGACGTGGTGGGCCCGTCGCAGGTGCTGGCGCGCAGCCCGTTCTTCATCCACCACGAGCACCTGGACACGACGCGCACGGCGCTGGCGCTCTCTCGCGCGGCGAACGCGGTGTCGGTGCGTCACGCGGAGGTCTCGCGCCACATGTTTCCCGGCGCGGAGATCGCCGCGATCACCAACGGCGTGCACCCGGCGACGTGGGCGAGCCCGTGGATGGCGGCGCTCTTCGACCGTGCGGCCCCCGGGTGGCGCGGCGACGGGGAGTTGCTGGAGCGGGCCGCGGCGCTCTCGGACGCGGACCTGCTGGGCGCGCACGCCCGGGCGAAGCGGGCGATGATCCGGCGGATCAACCGGGAGACGAACGCGGGGCTGTCGGAGGGCGTGCTGACGCTGGGCATCGCGCGACGGTGCACGCCCTACAAGCGCCTGGACCTCGTGCTGTCGGACATGGGTGCGCTGGAACGCGCGGCGCACGCGGCGGGGGGCCTGCAGCTCATCTTCTCCGGCAAGGCCCACCCGCGCGACGGGGGCGGCAAGGCGATGATCGAGCGGCTGAACGCGGCGGCGCACCGCTCGTCGGACCTGATCCGCATCTGCTTCGTGCCCGGGTACGACATGGACCTGTCGGCGGCGCTCGTGTCGGGGTGCGACGTGTGGGTGAACGTCCCGCTGCGGACGCTGGAGGCGTCGGGCACGAGCGGGATGAAGGCGGCGGTGAACGGCGTGCCGTCGTTGTCGGTGCCCGACGGCTGGTGGCTCGAGGGACGGCGCGAGGGCGAGACGGGCTGGAGCGTGGGCGAAGATCGCGCGCCCGGCGACGCCGGTGAAGAGTGGGAGCGGGACGCGCGGTCGTTCTACGACGTGCTGGAGAAGTTCGTCGCGCCGCTGTACCGGTTTGATCGCCCGGGCTGGGCGCGGGTGATGCGCGGGGCGATCTCGCTGAATGGGTCGCGGTTCAGCACGCACCGGATGGTCCGCGACTACGCGCGGGAGGCGTGGAAGCTCGGCGCGCTCGCCCCGCAGCCGGTCTAG
- a CDS encoding DNA methyltransferase, translated as MPRPPDPHRSPDNTPAPRPRRADASRPPASRAPDRPVLRLFSTTLWEYPSQHYDSFVDDQGTVQRSRHAPPTRAPAMQGDKEYVGATPSWVIWQCLMRYTRPGDVVVDPMCGSGTTLDVCADLARVGHGFDLAPSRPDIRQADARALPMPPASADFVFVDPPYSTHVDYSDHPDCIGRLSAGGEDAGRAYYEAMAGVIAQIDRVLRPRRCMALYVSDSFRKKKGVPGGAFMPIGFELFSMLAARFRPLDIICVARRNRKLERANWRRAAEEGNFFLRGFNYVFLMRKDDPA; from the coding sequence ATGCCCCGGCCTCCCGACCCCCACCGCTCGCCCGACAACACCCCCGCCCCGCGCCCCCGGCGCGCCGACGCCTCGCGCCCGCCCGCGTCCCGCGCGCCCGACCGCCCGGTCCTCCGCCTCTTCTCCACCACGCTCTGGGAGTACCCGAGCCAGCACTACGACTCGTTCGTCGACGACCAGGGCACCGTCCAACGCTCCCGCCATGCGCCCCCGACGCGCGCCCCCGCCATGCAGGGCGACAAGGAGTACGTCGGCGCCACGCCCTCCTGGGTCATCTGGCAGTGCCTCATGCGCTACACCCGCCCCGGCGACGTCGTCGTCGACCCCATGTGCGGCAGCGGCACCACGCTCGACGTCTGCGCCGACCTCGCCCGCGTCGGGCACGGCTTCGACCTCGCGCCCTCCCGCCCCGACATCCGCCAGGCCGACGCACGCGCCCTCCCGATGCCCCCGGCCAGCGCCGACTTCGTGTTCGTCGATCCCCCCTACTCCACGCACGTCGACTACAGCGATCACCCCGACTGCATCGGACGCCTCAGCGCGGGGGGCGAAGACGCGGGCCGCGCCTACTACGAGGCCATGGCGGGCGTCATCGCGCAGATCGACCGCGTGCTGCGCCCCCGGCGCTGCATGGCCCTGTACGTGAGCGATTCGTTCCGCAAGAAAAAGGGCGTGCCCGGCGGGGCGTTCATGCCGATCGGCTTCGAACTCTTCTCGATGCTCGCCGCCCGCTTCCGCCCGCTCGACATCATCTGCGTCGCGCGCCGCAACCGCAAGCTCGAGCGCGCCAACTGGCGCCGGGCCGCCGAGGAGGGCAACTTCTTCCTCCGCGGGTTCAACTACGTCTTTCTGATGCGCAAGGACGACCCGGCCTAG
- a CDS encoding DHH family phosphoesterase, which yields MTTAWTTSASLAEVSEFLRPRRRIVVTTHVKPDGDAIGSTLALVRALNHPGPWNPRPRAEAWYFGPPPAWLADIAGDTPHRVLAPNEAPPDDPAIDAVCVLDTGSWAQLEQLRVFLASRSDMTAIVDHHMHGDADVARRRHIETGAAAACQPVAELCRLLLGADSLSALPRAVAEPLYLGLATDTGWFRHSNVSRAVMETAGELLAAGADSAHLHQVVEQRESPSRLRLLARALASLELFEHDRLAVMTLRRADYHETRAQPGESGGFVDFGQTLRTVLVTCLLTEAEPAEAPGGKGPLTKISLRSKPDTVDVNQVARAIGGGGHVQAAGARMPLDLDATRREVVRLIAAALRS from the coding sequence ATGACGACCGCCTGGACAACCAGCGCTTCCCTCGCCGAGGTCAGCGAGTTTCTGCGTCCGCGCCGGCGCATCGTCGTCACGACGCACGTGAAGCCCGACGGGGACGCCATCGGCTCCACGCTCGCGCTCGTCCGCGCCCTCAACCATCCGGGCCCGTGGAACCCGCGCCCGCGCGCCGAGGCGTGGTACTTCGGCCCACCCCCCGCGTGGCTGGCCGACATCGCCGGCGACACGCCCCACCGTGTGCTCGCGCCCAACGAAGCCCCGCCCGATGATCCGGCGATCGACGCCGTCTGCGTGCTCGACACGGGCTCGTGGGCGCAGCTCGAGCAACTGCGCGTCTTCCTCGCGTCGCGGTCCGACATGACCGCCATCGTCGACCACCACATGCACGGCGACGCCGATGTCGCGCGCCGGCGTCACATCGAGACCGGCGCCGCCGCCGCCTGCCAGCCGGTCGCGGAACTCTGCCGCCTGCTGCTCGGCGCCGACTCCCTCAGCGCGCTCCCGCGAGCCGTCGCCGAGCCGCTCTACCTCGGGCTCGCGACCGACACCGGCTGGTTCCGCCACAGCAACGTCTCGCGCGCCGTCATGGAGACGGCGGGCGAACTGCTCGCCGCCGGCGCCGACAGCGCCCACCTGCACCAGGTCGTCGAGCAGCGCGAATCCCCCTCGCGCCTGCGCCTGCTCGCCCGCGCGCTCGCCAGCCTCGAGCTCTTCGAGCACGACCGGCTCGCCGTCATGACCCTCCGCCGCGCCGACTACCACGAGACCCGCGCCCAGCCCGGCGAGTCCGGCGGCTTCGTCGACTTCGGCCAGACCCTCCGCACCGTCCTCGTCACCTGCCTGCTCACCGAGGCCGAGCCCGCCGAAGCGCCGGGCGGCAAGGGTCCCCTCACCAAGATCAGCCTCCGCAGCAAGCCCGACACCGTCGACGTCAACCAGGTCGCCCGCGCCATCGGCGGTGGCGGGCACGTGCAGGCCGCCGGCGCCCGCATGCCCCTCGATCTCGACGCCACGCGCCGTGAAGTCGTCCGCCTCATCGCCGCCGCGCTGCGCAGCTGA
- a CDS encoding riboflavin kinase — MSRTAISIGNFDGVHLGHQRLIRRARELCGPAGRVVALAFDPHPTTRLRPAHAPARLTSFEQRADLLRDAGADLVEPLEPTDTLLARSPEDFIRDILSRHAPAYFVEGHDFRFGHQRRGSVRTLHELGARHGFVCDVVEPVDVVLGDHQLARASSTLARWLLTHGRVADVARVLGRPYEIIGEVVPGDRRGRQIGVPTANIRTEQALPAEGVYAGVATLPDARRLPAAVSVSSRPTFDGVGRRLEAHLLLDPADAAQAPARWAPIPGLPEYAWPLRIALTSWIRDDLRFDSVGALCDQMARDIALVRRLAHAPALPTLPLPLGSSA, encoded by the coding sequence GTGTCGCGCACGGCGATCTCCATCGGCAACTTCGACGGCGTCCACCTGGGCCATCAGCGCCTGATCCGCCGCGCCCGCGAGCTGTGCGGCCCGGCCGGACGCGTCGTCGCCCTCGCCTTTGATCCGCATCCCACCACCCGCCTGCGCCCCGCGCACGCGCCCGCGCGGCTCACTTCGTTCGAGCAGCGCGCCGACCTGCTCCGCGACGCCGGCGCCGACCTCGTCGAGCCACTCGAGCCCACCGACACGCTCCTCGCCCGCTCGCCCGAGGACTTCATCCGCGACATCCTCTCGCGCCACGCCCCCGCGTACTTCGTCGAGGGGCACGACTTCCGCTTCGGGCATCAGCGGCGCGGCAGCGTCCGCACCCTGCACGAACTCGGCGCCCGCCACGGCTTCGTCTGCGACGTCGTCGAGCCCGTCGACGTCGTGCTGGGCGACCACCAGCTCGCCCGCGCCAGCAGCACGCTCGCACGCTGGCTGCTCACGCACGGCCGCGTCGCCGACGTCGCCCGCGTGCTCGGACGCCCGTACGAGATCATCGGCGAGGTCGTGCCCGGCGATCGGCGCGGACGCCAGATCGGTGTCCCCACCGCCAACATCCGCACCGAGCAGGCGCTGCCCGCCGAGGGCGTCTACGCGGGCGTCGCCACCCTCCCCGACGCGCGGCGCCTGCCCGCGGCCGTCAGCGTCAGCTCCCGCCCCACGTTCGACGGCGTCGGACGCCGCCTCGAGGCCCACCTGCTGCTCGACCCCGCCGACGCCGCGCAGGCGCCGGCCCGCTGGGCGCCGATCCCGGGCCTGCCCGAGTACGCCTGGCCGCTGCGCATCGCGCTCACGTCGTGGATCCGCGACGACCTTCGATTCGACTCCGTCGGGGCGCTCTGCGACCAGATGGCACGCGACATCGCGCTCGTGCGGCGCCTGGCGCACGCGCCCGCGCTTCCTACCCTCCCCCTTCCGCTCGGGAGTTCCGCATGA
- a CDS encoding PGPGW domain-containing protein, with the protein MPWPWILLISLVCLLVVLDLQLSPRGPLSRASLFARAGFYVLLMFGVAFLIALGFEHHTFGLGLDAHGAPTLSPRKAGLALITLTLWQVALDLDGVFVVAALFTHLRTPPDARHRVLMWSVLPAMAVRGALIGSGAWVLEVAPWARFLICGLLLLAALRMLVVRQESFDEGRNWILAVLRRYIPPTSRFRGDDILTREGGRLAFTPLLAALVLLGTADLWISFDSVPAALALSRDPFLLFASNALALLCLRSIYGALEGLKGWLRFVKIGLACAITYAAIVMALPRALHPTMLESLAVIFLCVGAGGVFALRPRTPLPDNISALGEDADRAARLALRRARQAVVLVVGGSLLVIALIMIPGPGPGIPVAFIALAILANEFAWARELLEKYRGKAMKAAEASAAAARRRFRPWIMIPLVLGTLAFFASLYIWTPMPLFGAILGAIPVLVGQAAWGYLAFVRKPAASPAGNGASPDAPGADTGPSAPSDGPPASHEAA; encoded by the coding sequence ATGCCCTGGCCGTGGATCCTGCTCATCTCCCTGGTCTGCCTGCTGGTCGTCCTTGACCTGCAGTTATCCCCACGCGGGCCGCTGTCGCGCGCCTCGCTCTTTGCCCGCGCGGGGTTCTACGTCCTGCTCATGTTCGGCGTCGCGTTCCTCATCGCGCTGGGCTTCGAGCATCACACGTTCGGCCTCGGGCTCGACGCGCACGGCGCACCCACGCTCTCCCCGAGAAAGGCCGGCCTCGCACTCATCACCCTCACGCTCTGGCAGGTCGCCCTCGATCTCGACGGCGTCTTCGTCGTCGCCGCGCTGTTCACCCACCTGCGCACGCCCCCCGACGCACGACACCGCGTCCTCATGTGGAGCGTCCTGCCCGCCATGGCCGTCCGCGGCGCCCTCATCGGCAGCGGCGCCTGGGTGCTCGAGGTCGCCCCCTGGGCGCGATTCCTCATCTGCGGCCTGCTGCTCCTCGCCGCCCTGCGCATGCTCGTGGTGCGCCAGGAGTCCTTCGACGAAGGTCGCAACTGGATCCTCGCCGTCCTCCGCAGGTACATACCCCCCACTTCCCGCTTCCGGGGTGACGACATCCTCACCCGCGAGGGCGGGCGTCTCGCCTTCACCCCGCTGCTCGCGGCCCTGGTCCTCCTCGGCACCGCCGACCTCTGGATCTCCTTCGACTCCGTCCCCGCCGCGCTCGCCCTCTCCCGCGATCCGTTCCTGCTCTTCGCCTCCAACGCCCTTGCGCTGCTCTGCCTGCGTTCCATCTACGGGGCGCTCGAGGGGCTCAAGGGCTGGCTGCGCTTCGTCAAGATCGGCCTCGCGTGCGCCATCACGTACGCCGCCATCGTCATGGCCCTGCCGCGCGCACTGCACCCGACGATGCTCGAGTCGCTCGCGGTGATCTTCCTGTGCGTCGGCGCCGGGGGCGTGTTCGCGCTGCGCCCGCGCACGCCCCTGCCGGACAACATCTCCGCGCTGGGCGAAGACGCCGACCGGGCGGCCCGCCTCGCGCTCCGCCGCGCGCGGCAGGCGGTCGTGCTCGTCGTCGGTGGGTCGCTCCTGGTAATCGCGCTCATCATGATCCCCGGGCCGGGCCCGGGAATCCCCGTCGCCTTCATCGCGCTGGCCATCCTCGCGAACGAGTTCGCATGGGCGCGGGAACTCCTCGAGAAGTACCGCGGGAAGGCGATGAAGGCCGCCGAAGCCTCCGCCGCCGCGGCCCGACGCCGCTTCCGCCCGTGGATCATGATCCCCCTGGTGTTGGGCACGCTCGCGTTCTTCGCGAGCCTGTACATCTGGACACCCATGCCCCTCTTCGGCGCGATCCTGGGCGCGATCCCGGTGCTCGTCGGGCAGGCCGCCTGGGGATACCTGGCATTTGTCCGCAAGCCCGCCGCGAGCCCTGCGGGCAACGGAGCCTCTCCGGACGCGCCCGGCGCTGATACAGGTCCCTCCGCGCCCTCCGACGGCCCGCCGGCCAGTCACGAGGCCGCCTGA
- a CDS encoding TerC family protein, with product MLAWLWVGFIVFVLAMLAIDLFLVNRKPHIINIREALGWTGVCVVLALAFNVGVYFIYEHDLFGIGEKFAHMRPGDDPAPAGGMGRPAAIQFLSGWLIEYSLSMDNIFVIALIFSHFRVKREHQHRILFWGILGALILRGIMIGVGSALVAQFEWILYLFGAILIFTAYKLVAQKEDDFHPENGFVLRLSRRLLPISPEPDGQRFGTRINGKFFFTPLFVVLLVVETTDVVFAIDSIPAIFGITRDPFLVFTSNVFAIIGLRSLYFALAALIEKFTYVKFSLAFILAFVGVKMLLEGVQHLRGLADWAFAGVPAWLGWLPAEPVHLSPGVSLSIIAASLIVGIGTSFVVSSKQQDPAEPDPPPGA from the coding sequence ATGCTCGCGTGGTTGTGGGTCGGCTTCATCGTGTTCGTGCTGGCGATGCTCGCGATCGACCTGTTCCTCGTCAACCGCAAGCCGCACATCATCAACATCCGCGAGGCGCTCGGCTGGACGGGCGTGTGCGTCGTTCTCGCGCTCGCGTTCAACGTCGGCGTCTACTTCATCTACGAGCACGACCTGTTCGGCATCGGCGAGAAGTTCGCCCACATGCGCCCCGGCGACGACCCCGCCCCCGCCGGCGGCATGGGCCGCCCCGCCGCAATCCAGTTCCTCTCCGGCTGGCTCATCGAGTACTCGCTGAGCATGGACAACATCTTCGTCATCGCGCTCATCTTCTCGCACTTCCGCGTGAAGCGCGAGCACCAGCACCGCATCCTCTTCTGGGGAATCCTGGGCGCCCTCATCCTCCGGGGCATCATGATCGGCGTCGGCTCGGCCCTCGTCGCCCAGTTCGAGTGGATCCTCTACCTCTTCGGCGCCATCCTCATCTTCACCGCCTACAAGCTCGTCGCCCAGAAGGAAGACGACTTCCACCCCGAGAACGGGTTCGTGCTGCGACTCTCCCGCAGGCTGCTGCCCATCTCGCCCGAGCCCGACGGGCAGCGCTTCGGCACCCGCATCAACGGCAAGTTCTTCTTCACCCCGCTCTTCGTCGTGCTGCTCGTCGTCGAGACGACCGACGTCGTCTTCGCCATCGACTCCATCCCCGCCATCTTCGGCATCACCCGCGATCCGTTCCTCGTCTTCACGTCCAACGTCTTCGCCATCATCGGGCTGCGGTCCCTCTACTTCGCCCTCGCCGCGCTCATCGAAAAGTTCACGTACGTCAAGTTCAGCCTCGCCTTCATCCTCGCCTTCGTCGGCGTCAAGATGCTGCTGGAGGGCGTCCAACACCTGCGGGGCCTGGCCGACTGGGCCTTCGCCGGCGTGCCCGCGTGGCTCGGCTGGCTGCCCGCCGAACCGGTGCACCTCTCCCCGGGCGTTTCGCTCAGCATCATCGCCGCCTCGCTCATCGTCGGCATCGGCACCTCCTTCGTCGTCTCGTCCAAGCAACAGGATCCCGCCGAACCCGACCCGCCCCCGGGCGCCTAA
- a CDS encoding TerC family protein: MLAEVVVLAQDLAPAAGDPAALKPWAYAIFLLLICAFLALDLGVFHREAHVVSMKEAVTWSVIWLTCGVLFAGVVYLAYENHWLGLGLSTPMYNPNPGVGEEVIIRGEVLGSTAAKHYLTGYVVEKSLAMDNIFVIAMIFSYFAIPARYQHRVLFWGILGALVMRGIMIFLGAELVLRYTWILIIFGAFLLLTSAKMALVHGESDPSRNPVVRLARRLYPTVTFYDGQRFFTRRTVPPTYTTDPATGKMVMDPPPPGTLRTAGKAATPLFLALIMVEVTDLIFAVDSIPAIFAITPDPFIVFTSNILAILGLRALYFCLAALISRFRFLKPALILILAFVGVKLLLLSVPPYLPVLGLEAGRPVKIEAEVSLIAVLATLAGAVVLSILFPSTPRANSGDPPAAPPGT; encoded by the coding sequence ATGTTGGCGGAAGTCGTTGTTCTCGCACAGGACCTTGCCCCGGCGGCCGGCGATCCCGCCGCCCTGAAGCCCTGGGCGTACGCGATCTTCCTGCTGCTCATCTGCGCGTTCCTGGCCCTTGATCTGGGTGTCTTCCACCGCGAGGCGCACGTGGTCTCCATGAAGGAGGCCGTCACCTGGTCGGTGATCTGGCTGACCTGCGGCGTGCTCTTCGCGGGCGTGGTCTACCTCGCCTACGAGAACCACTGGCTCGGGCTGGGGCTCTCCACCCCCATGTACAACCCCAACCCCGGGGTGGGCGAGGAAGTCATCATCCGGGGCGAGGTCCTCGGGTCCACCGCCGCCAAGCACTACCTCACCGGCTACGTCGTCGAGAAATCGCTCGCGATGGACAACATCTTCGTCATCGCGATGATCTTCTCGTACTTCGCGATTCCCGCCCGCTATCAGCACCGCGTGCTCTTCTGGGGCATCCTGGGCGCCCTTGTCATGCGGGGCATCATGATTTTCCTCGGCGCCGAACTCGTCCTCCGCTACACCTGGATCCTCATCATCTTCGGCGCGTTCCTGCTCCTCACCTCCGCCAAGATGGCGCTGGTCCACGGCGAGTCCGACCCCTCGCGCAACCCGGTCGTCCGCCTCGCGCGGCGGCTGTACCCCACCGTCACGTTCTACGACGGGCAGCGGTTCTTCACGCGGCGCACGGTCCCGCCGACCTACACGACCGACCCCGCCACCGGCAAGATGGTCATGGACCCGCCCCCCCCGGGCACGCTCCGAACCGCCGGGAAGGCCGCCACCCCGCTCTTCCTCGCGCTCATCATGGTCGAGGTGACGGATCTCATCTTCGCCGTCGACTCGATCCCGGCGATCTTCGCCATCACCCCGGACCCGTTCATCGTCTTCACCAGCAACATCCTGGCGATCCTGGGGCTGCGCGCGCTCTACTTCTGCCTGGCCGCCCTCATCTCCAGGTTCCGGTTCCTGAAGCCGGCCCTGATCCTCATCCTCGCCTTCGTCGGGGTGAAGCTCCTGCTGCTGAGCGTACCCCCGTACCTCCCTGTGCTGGGCCTGGAGGCCGGACGCCCCGTCAAGATCGAGGCCGAAGTCTCGCTGATCGCCGTGCTGGCCACGCTCGCGGGCGCGGTGGTGCTCTCGATCCTCTTCCCCAGCACGCCCCGCGCGAACTCGGGCGATCCCCCCGCCGCGCCCCCGGGCACCTGA
- a CDS encoding methylated-DNA--[protein]-cysteine S-methyltransferase, with product MDTTRQGEGEPVVVLRRVLRTPLGWVEVVGGARGVRRVGFLDGAPAVGAPAGAGDAACADAARCAADDGTARGAVDRCADQVREYFAGARRAFDVPLDAGGTAFQRRVWALLAEIPYGETTTYGEIARRLGDARAVRAVGAANGANPIAMLVPCHRVLASDGTLHGYAGGLERKRALLELEGALGAMFRGVRA from the coding sequence GTGGACACAACGCGACAGGGCGAGGGAGAACCGGTGGTTGTGCTCCGACGGGTGCTGCGGACCCCGCTGGGGTGGGTCGAGGTGGTCGGCGGCGCCCGCGGGGTGCGACGGGTGGGGTTTCTCGACGGGGCTCCGGCCGTTGGGGCGCCCGCCGGCGCTGGTGACGCGGCGTGCGCAGACGCCGCGCGGTGCGCGGCGGACGATGGGACCGCGCGCGGCGCGGTGGATCGGTGTGCCGATCAGGTCCGCGAGTACTTCGCGGGCGCGAGGCGGGCGTTCGACGTGCCGCTCGACGCGGGCGGGACGGCGTTCCAGCGACGGGTGTGGGCGCTGCTCGCGGAGATCCCCTACGGAGAGACGACGACGTACGGTGAGATCGCGCGCCGGTTGGGCGATGCCCGGGCGGTCCGTGCGGTTGGTGCGGCGAACGGCGCGAACCCGATCGCAATGCTTGTGCCGTGCCACCGCGTGCTGGCGTCGGACGGCACGCTGCACGGGTACGCGGGCGGGCTGGAACGCAAGCGAGCACTCCTGGAGTTGGAGGGCGCGCTGGGAGCGATGTTCCGCGGGGTGCGCGCATGA
- a CDS encoding copper homeostasis protein CutC has translation MSGRENDTTAAGTGAVPDAGPRAKRGAAPARAARIEVAVDSVEDALAAFDAGADRVELCARLETNGVTPDLADVRRVVAAGRGPLAVMLRERADSYRASAREVDAMAASARAFSAAGAARLVFGVVADSGEIDPRACGAIVAACGGATPVFHRVFDALADWRGAIETLVSLGFGGLLASGGQSVRAPGATDRLRAVRGAIGGRLDLLPGGGVRADNARAVREASGSDWLHTSARDAHGRFSPGVLRALREAVAE, from the coding sequence ATGAGCGGACGCGAGAACGACACGACGGCGGCGGGCACGGGCGCGGTCCCGGACGCGGGCCCCCGAGCGAAGCGCGGCGCGGCGCCTGCGCGCGCGGCGCGGATCGAGGTCGCGGTGGATTCCGTCGAGGACGCGCTCGCGGCGTTCGACGCCGGTGCGGACCGCGTGGAGTTGTGCGCCCGCCTGGAGACCAACGGCGTGACGCCCGACCTCGCCGACGTGCGCCGGGTGGTCGCGGCGGGGCGCGGGCCGCTGGCGGTGATGCTGCGCGAGCGGGCGGACAGCTATCGCGCGTCGGCGCGCGAGGTAGACGCGATGGCGGCGAGCGCCCGCGCATTCTCGGCGGCGGGGGCGGCGCGGCTCGTGTTCGGGGTGGTCGCCGACTCGGGCGAGATCGACCCCCGCGCGTGCGGGGCGATCGTCGCGGCGTGCGGGGGCGCCACGCCCGTCTTCCACCGCGTGTTCGACGCGCTGGCGGACTGGCGGGGCGCGATCGAGACGCTGGTCTCGCTGGGGTTCGGCGGGCTGCTCGCTTCGGGCGGGCAGAGCGTGCGTGCGCCCGGCGCGACCGACCGGCTACGCGCCGTGCGCGGCGCAATCGGCGGGCGGCTGGACCTGCTGCCCGGCGGCGGGGTTCGCGCCGACAACGCCCGCGCCGTGCGGGAGGCGTCGGGGAGCGACTGGCTGCACACGTCGGCGCGGGACGCGCACGGGCGGTTCTCGCCGGGGGTCCTGCGCGCGCTGCGCGAGGCGGTGGCGGAGTAG